In one Lolium rigidum isolate FL_2022 chromosome 3, APGP_CSIRO_Lrig_0.1, whole genome shotgun sequence genomic region, the following are encoded:
- the LOC124704071 gene encoding uncharacterized protein LOC124704071 isoform X4 produces the protein MHMDDLVSDAEDDIASWEEISSEETEDVKICLICGDVGEKKKLAVCSRCNDGAVHTYCMRVMLQKVPESGWSCEECQAVVEIEIGKKKLEKVKGNVVMISMDNKVDAKNVAHKESHEDNQGNDINFKTKEEDAGIIEVGNVASGCTPSVKENDSGLCITNKVLHDCDLMSTDINVILNNKSLDGGAHSLEKRNNDASSISKAEDVSNMAAWNKRLNRQSDAKNSEQIQLVKVCDICGDVGEEEKLAVCSRCNDGAEHVYCMQVMMEKVPEVMWLCEACQTEVEVAKESMEPEKSQVLNGLKNKAPPLHGSLLKSVSFNNPKVPKVKQLVIEVPLKPRNSEEPLSSLTKQEESISTLAKSTQIKKANSNGPANKGKSSLLLHAEEPSIMTSRISANVTNKRGTYISGYPSAAASLPVPVPSKLESAAQHLNKRNKVESSGIAYAQGSTNFPAVLCTSISHVRSDEQDVRNGMPTASSTASGDCPELKYKEHQATSAMGRRYPNSSSTMLIDRKDKLPIFSPCDDGIASSFPELAYIWQGCFELWRTGRSPELLEGLQVHLSCSASPKVLEIAKKFPSKILLEELPRQNLWPPHNHENDPSIGLFFFARDIQSYESHYSKLVGNMLKDDLALRGNIGTAELLIFPSNILSKNVQRWNMCYYLWGVFRVRRRYPNLPPHVPTRAV, from the exons ATGCACATGGATGAC CTCGTGTCCGATGCGGAAGATGATATTGCCTCCTGGGAGGAGATAAGCTCTGAAGAAACTGAGGAT GTGAAAATCTGTTTGATATGTGGAGATGTTGGTGAGAAGAAGAAGCTTGCTGTTTGCAGTAGATGCAATGATGGTGCTGTGCATAC ATATTGTATGCGGGTAATGCTACAAAAGGTTCCAGAGAGTGGGTGGTCATGCGAAGAGTGCCAAGCTGTGGTAGAAATTGAAATTGGAAAGAAGAAATTAGAAAAAGTTAAAGGAAATGTTGTCATGATTTCGATGGACAATAAGGTGGATGCTAAAAACGTTGCACATAAAGAATCACATGAAGATAATCAGGGCAATGATATTAATTTTAAGACAAAGGAAGAAGATGCAGGGATTATAG AAGTAGGTAATGTTGCAAGTGGTTGTACGCCTTCTGTAAAGGAAAACGACAGTGGCTTGTGCATCACAAACAAAGTTCTTCATGACTGTGATCTGATGTCCACTGATATAAACGTCATTTTAAATAACAAGTCACTTGATGGAGGGGCACACAGCTTGGAAAAGCGCAATAATGATGCTTCATCTATTTCCAAGGCTGAAGACGTGTCTAATATGGCTGCATGGAATAAAAGGTTAAACAGACAGAGCGACGCCAAAAATTCTGAACAGATCCAACTT GTGAAAGTATGCGACATATGTGGAGATGTTGGTGAAGAGGAGAAGCTCGCTGTTTGTAGTAGATGCAATGATGGTGCTGAGCATGT TTATTGTATGCAGGTGATGATGGAGAAGGTTCCAGAGGTCATGTGGTTGTGTGAGGCATGCCAAACTGAGGTAGAAGTTGCAAAGGAAAGTATGGAACCAGAAAAATCTCAAGTACTGAATGGTCTGAAGAACAAGGCACCACCTCTCcatg GTTCACTCTTGAAGTCTGTTTCTTTCAACAACCCAAAGGTCCCCAAGGTGAAACAATTGGTTATTGAAGTTCCTCTAAAGCCCAGAAATTCAGAGGAACCTCTGTCCTCTCTTACAAAACAAGAGGAGTCTATTAGCACACTTGCTAAGTCGACACAAATCAAAAAGGCAAACTCTAATGGGCCAGCAAATAAAGGAAAGTCTTCCCTCTTACTACATGCTGAGGAGCCAAGCATAATGACTTCACGAATTAGTGCAAATGTAACTAATAAGAGAGGCACTTATATATCTGGGTACCCCTCTGCTGCTGCATCATTGCCTGTGCCAGTTCCTTCAAAACTAGAATCCGCAGCTCAGCATCTCAATAAACGAAATAAAGTGGAGAGTTCAGGCATCGCTTATGCACAAGGCAGTACAAACTTTCCTG CTGTTTTATGTACCTCTATTAGTCATGTGCGAAGTGATGAGCAGGATGTGAGAAATGGTATGCCTACTGCTAGCAGTACAGCTTCTGGAGACTGTCCTGAGCTAAAATACAAAGAGCATCAGGCTACATCTGCCATGGGAAGAAGATATCCTAACAGCAGTTCAACTATGTTAATTGATCGGAAGGACAAATTGCCTATCTTTTCACCTTGTGATGATGGAATAGCTTCAAGTTTTCCAGAGTTGGCTTACATTTGGCA AGGTTGTTTTGAACTATGGAGGACTGGACGGTCACCTGAGCTTCTTGAGGGTTTGCAAGTACACTTATCATGTTCTGCTTCACCAAAAGTGCTGGAAATAGCAAAGAAATTCCcttctaaaatcttgcttgaggaACTTCCTCGTCAGAATTTATGGCCCCCACATAACCATGAAAATGACCCTAGTATTGGTCTTTTCTTCTTTGCGAGAGATATTCAGAG TTATGAGAGTCATTACAGTAAGTTAGTAGGTAATATGCTAAAGGATGATTTAGCGCTCAGAGGAAACATTGGAACAGCTGAACTACTCATATTTCCTTCCAATATCCTGTCAAAGAACGTTCAAA GGTGGAACATGTGCTATTATCTATGGGGTGTATTTAGAGTCAGAAGAAGATATCCTAACCTTCCACCTCATGTACCCACAA GAGCAGTATGA
- the LOC124704071 gene encoding uncharacterized protein LOC124704071 isoform X2, whose protein sequence is MHMDDLVSDAEDDIASWEEISSEETEDVKICLICGDVGEKKKLAVCSRCNDGAVHTYCMRVMLQKVPESGWSCEECQAVVEIEIGKKKLEKVKGNVVMISMDNKVDAKNVAHKESHEDNQGNDINFKTKEEDAGIIVGNVASGCTPSVKENDSGLCITNKVLHDCDLMSTDINVILNNKSLDGGAHSLEKRNNDASSISKAEDVSNMAAWNKRLNRQSDAKNSEQIQLVKVCDICGDVGEEEKLAVCSRCNDGAEHVYCMQVMMEKVPEVMWLCEACQTEVEVAKESMEPEKSQVLNGLKNKAPPLHVPAGSLLKSVSFNNPKVPKVKQLVIEVPLKPRNSEEPLSSLTKQEESISTLAKSTQIKKANSNGPANKGKSSLLLHAEEPSIMTSRISANVTNKRGTYISGYPSAAASLPVPVPSKLESAAQHLNKRNKVESSGIAYAQGSTNFPAVLCTSISHVRSDEQDVRNGMPTASSTASGDCPELKYKEHQATSAMGRRYPNSSSTMLIDRKDKLPIFSPCDDGIASSFPELAYIWQGCFELWRTGRSPELLEGLQVHLSCSASPKVLEIAKKFPSKILLEELPRQNLWPPHNHENDPSIGLFFFARDIQSYESHYSKLVGNMLKDDLALRGNIGTAELLIFPSNILSKNVQRWNMCYYLWGVFRVRRRYPNLPPHVPTRAV, encoded by the exons ATGCACATGGATGAC CTCGTGTCCGATGCGGAAGATGATATTGCCTCCTGGGAGGAGATAAGCTCTGAAGAAACTGAGGAT GTGAAAATCTGTTTGATATGTGGAGATGTTGGTGAGAAGAAGAAGCTTGCTGTTTGCAGTAGATGCAATGATGGTGCTGTGCATAC ATATTGTATGCGGGTAATGCTACAAAAGGTTCCAGAGAGTGGGTGGTCATGCGAAGAGTGCCAAGCTGTGGTAGAAATTGAAATTGGAAAGAAGAAATTAGAAAAAGTTAAAGGAAATGTTGTCATGATTTCGATGGACAATAAGGTGGATGCTAAAAACGTTGCACATAAAGAATCACATGAAGATAATCAGGGCAATGATATTAATTTTAAGACAAAGGAAGAAGATGCAGGGATTATAG TAGGTAATGTTGCAAGTGGTTGTACGCCTTCTGTAAAGGAAAACGACAGTGGCTTGTGCATCACAAACAAAGTTCTTCATGACTGTGATCTGATGTCCACTGATATAAACGTCATTTTAAATAACAAGTCACTTGATGGAGGGGCACACAGCTTGGAAAAGCGCAATAATGATGCTTCATCTATTTCCAAGGCTGAAGACGTGTCTAATATGGCTGCATGGAATAAAAGGTTAAACAGACAGAGCGACGCCAAAAATTCTGAACAGATCCAACTT GTGAAAGTATGCGACATATGTGGAGATGTTGGTGAAGAGGAGAAGCTCGCTGTTTGTAGTAGATGCAATGATGGTGCTGAGCATGT TTATTGTATGCAGGTGATGATGGAGAAGGTTCCAGAGGTCATGTGGTTGTGTGAGGCATGCCAAACTGAGGTAGAAGTTGCAAAGGAAAGTATGGAACCAGAAAAATCTCAAGTACTGAATGGTCTGAAGAACAAGGCACCACCTCTCcatg TTCCTGCAGGTTCACTCTTGAAGTCTGTTTCTTTCAACAACCCAAAGGTCCCCAAGGTGAAACAATTGGTTATTGAAGTTCCTCTAAAGCCCAGAAATTCAGAGGAACCTCTGTCCTCTCTTACAAAACAAGAGGAGTCTATTAGCACACTTGCTAAGTCGACACAAATCAAAAAGGCAAACTCTAATGGGCCAGCAAATAAAGGAAAGTCTTCCCTCTTACTACATGCTGAGGAGCCAAGCATAATGACTTCACGAATTAGTGCAAATGTAACTAATAAGAGAGGCACTTATATATCTGGGTACCCCTCTGCTGCTGCATCATTGCCTGTGCCAGTTCCTTCAAAACTAGAATCCGCAGCTCAGCATCTCAATAAACGAAATAAAGTGGAGAGTTCAGGCATCGCTTATGCACAAGGCAGTACAAACTTTCCTG CTGTTTTATGTACCTCTATTAGTCATGTGCGAAGTGATGAGCAGGATGTGAGAAATGGTATGCCTACTGCTAGCAGTACAGCTTCTGGAGACTGTCCTGAGCTAAAATACAAAGAGCATCAGGCTACATCTGCCATGGGAAGAAGATATCCTAACAGCAGTTCAACTATGTTAATTGATCGGAAGGACAAATTGCCTATCTTTTCACCTTGTGATGATGGAATAGCTTCAAGTTTTCCAGAGTTGGCTTACATTTGGCA AGGTTGTTTTGAACTATGGAGGACTGGACGGTCACCTGAGCTTCTTGAGGGTTTGCAAGTACACTTATCATGTTCTGCTTCACCAAAAGTGCTGGAAATAGCAAAGAAATTCCcttctaaaatcttgcttgaggaACTTCCTCGTCAGAATTTATGGCCCCCACATAACCATGAAAATGACCCTAGTATTGGTCTTTTCTTCTTTGCGAGAGATATTCAGAG TTATGAGAGTCATTACAGTAAGTTAGTAGGTAATATGCTAAAGGATGATTTAGCGCTCAGAGGAAACATTGGAACAGCTGAACTACTCATATTTCCTTCCAATATCCTGTCAAAGAACGTTCAAA GGTGGAACATGTGCTATTATCTATGGGGTGTATTTAGAGTCAGAAGAAGATATCCTAACCTTCCACCTCATGTACCCACAA GAGCAGTATGA
- the LOC124704071 gene encoding uncharacterized protein LOC124704071 isoform X5 translates to MHMDDLVSDAEDDIASWEEISSEETEDVKICLICGDVGEKKKLAVCSRCNDGAVHTYCMRVMLQKVPESGWSCEECQAVVEIEIGKKKLEKVKGNVVMISMDNKVDAKNVAHKESHEDNQGNDINFKTKEEDAGIIEVGNVASGCTPSVKENDSGLCITNKVLHDCDLMSTDINVILNNKSLDGGAHSLEKRNNDASSISKAEDVSNMAAWNKRLNRQSDAKNSEQIQLVKVCDICGDVGEEEKLAVCSRCNDGAEHVYCMQVMMEKVPEVMWLCEACQTEVEVAKESMEPEKSQVLNGLKNKAPPLHVPAGSLLKSVSFNNPKVPKVKQLVIEVPLKPRNSEEPLSSLTKQEESISTLAKSTQIKKANSNGPANKGKSSLLLHAEEPSIMTSRISANVTNKRGTYISGYPSAAASLPVPVPSKLESAAQHLNKRNKVESSGIAYAQAVLCTSISHVRSDEQDVRNGMPTASSTASGDCPELKYKEHQATSAMGRRYPNSSSTMLIDRKDKLPIFSPCDDGIASSFPELAYIWQGCFELWRTGRSPELLEGLQVHLSCSASPKVLEIAKKFPSKILLEELPRQNLWPPHNHENDPSIGLFFFARDIQSYESHYSKLVGNMLKDDLALRGNIGTAELLIFPSNILSKNVQRWNMCYYLWGVFRVRRRYPNLPPHVPTRAV, encoded by the exons ATGCACATGGATGAC CTCGTGTCCGATGCGGAAGATGATATTGCCTCCTGGGAGGAGATAAGCTCTGAAGAAACTGAGGAT GTGAAAATCTGTTTGATATGTGGAGATGTTGGTGAGAAGAAGAAGCTTGCTGTTTGCAGTAGATGCAATGATGGTGCTGTGCATAC ATATTGTATGCGGGTAATGCTACAAAAGGTTCCAGAGAGTGGGTGGTCATGCGAAGAGTGCCAAGCTGTGGTAGAAATTGAAATTGGAAAGAAGAAATTAGAAAAAGTTAAAGGAAATGTTGTCATGATTTCGATGGACAATAAGGTGGATGCTAAAAACGTTGCACATAAAGAATCACATGAAGATAATCAGGGCAATGATATTAATTTTAAGACAAAGGAAGAAGATGCAGGGATTATAG AAGTAGGTAATGTTGCAAGTGGTTGTACGCCTTCTGTAAAGGAAAACGACAGTGGCTTGTGCATCACAAACAAAGTTCTTCATGACTGTGATCTGATGTCCACTGATATAAACGTCATTTTAAATAACAAGTCACTTGATGGAGGGGCACACAGCTTGGAAAAGCGCAATAATGATGCTTCATCTATTTCCAAGGCTGAAGACGTGTCTAATATGGCTGCATGGAATAAAAGGTTAAACAGACAGAGCGACGCCAAAAATTCTGAACAGATCCAACTT GTGAAAGTATGCGACATATGTGGAGATGTTGGTGAAGAGGAGAAGCTCGCTGTTTGTAGTAGATGCAATGATGGTGCTGAGCATGT TTATTGTATGCAGGTGATGATGGAGAAGGTTCCAGAGGTCATGTGGTTGTGTGAGGCATGCCAAACTGAGGTAGAAGTTGCAAAGGAAAGTATGGAACCAGAAAAATCTCAAGTACTGAATGGTCTGAAGAACAAGGCACCACCTCTCcatg TTCCTGCAGGTTCACTCTTGAAGTCTGTTTCTTTCAACAACCCAAAGGTCCCCAAGGTGAAACAATTGGTTATTGAAGTTCCTCTAAAGCCCAGAAATTCAGAGGAACCTCTGTCCTCTCTTACAAAACAAGAGGAGTCTATTAGCACACTTGCTAAGTCGACACAAATCAAAAAGGCAAACTCTAATGGGCCAGCAAATAAAGGAAAGTCTTCCCTCTTACTACATGCTGAGGAGCCAAGCATAATGACTTCACGAATTAGTGCAAATGTAACTAATAAGAGAGGCACTTATATATCTGGGTACCCCTCTGCTGCTGCATCATTGCCTGTGCCAGTTCCTTCAAAACTAGAATCCGCAGCTCAGCATCTCAATAAACGAAATAAAGTGGAGAGTTCAGGCATCGCTTATGCACAAG CTGTTTTATGTACCTCTATTAGTCATGTGCGAAGTGATGAGCAGGATGTGAGAAATGGTATGCCTACTGCTAGCAGTACAGCTTCTGGAGACTGTCCTGAGCTAAAATACAAAGAGCATCAGGCTACATCTGCCATGGGAAGAAGATATCCTAACAGCAGTTCAACTATGTTAATTGATCGGAAGGACAAATTGCCTATCTTTTCACCTTGTGATGATGGAATAGCTTCAAGTTTTCCAGAGTTGGCTTACATTTGGCA AGGTTGTTTTGAACTATGGAGGACTGGACGGTCACCTGAGCTTCTTGAGGGTTTGCAAGTACACTTATCATGTTCTGCTTCACCAAAAGTGCTGGAAATAGCAAAGAAATTCCcttctaaaatcttgcttgaggaACTTCCTCGTCAGAATTTATGGCCCCCACATAACCATGAAAATGACCCTAGTATTGGTCTTTTCTTCTTTGCGAGAGATATTCAGAG TTATGAGAGTCATTACAGTAAGTTAGTAGGTAATATGCTAAAGGATGATTTAGCGCTCAGAGGAAACATTGGAACAGCTGAACTACTCATATTTCCTTCCAATATCCTGTCAAAGAACGTTCAAA GGTGGAACATGTGCTATTATCTATGGGGTGTATTTAGAGTCAGAAGAAGATATCCTAACCTTCCACCTCATGTACCCACAA GAGCAGTATGA
- the LOC124704071 gene encoding uncharacterized protein LOC124704071 isoform X3 → MHMDDLVSDAEDDIASWEEISSEETEDVKICLICGDVGEKKKLAVCSRCNDGAVHTYCMRVMLQKVPESGWSCEECQAVVEIEIGKKKLEKVKGNVVMISMDNKVDAKNVAHKESHEDNQGNDINFKTKEEDAGIIEVGNVASGCTPSVKENDSGLCITNKVLHDCDLMSTDINVILNNKSLDGGAHSLEKRNNDASSISKAEDVSNMAAWNKRLNRQSDAKNSEQIQLVKVCDICGDVGEEEKLAVCSRCNDGAEHVYCMQVMMEKVPEVMWLCEACQTEVEVAKESMEPEKSQVLNGLKNKAPPLHVPAGSLLKSVSFNNPKVPKVKQLVIEVPLKPRNSEEPLSSLTKQEESISTLAKSTQIKKANSNGPANKGKSSLLLHAEEPSIMTSRISANVTNKRGTYISGYPSAAASLPVPVPSKLESAAQHLNKRNKVESSGIAYAQGSTNFPAVLCTSISHVRSDEQDVRNGMPTASSTASGDCPELKYKEHQATSAMGRRYPNSSSTMLIDRKDKLPIFSPCDDGIASSFPELAYIWQGCFELWRTGRSPELLEGLQVHLSCSASPKVLEIAKKFPSKILLEELPRQNLWPPHNHENDPSIGLFFFARDIQSYESHYSKLVGNMLKDDLALRGNIGTAELLIFPSNILSKNVQRWNMCYYLWGVFRVRRRYPNLPPHVPTI, encoded by the exons ATGCACATGGATGAC CTCGTGTCCGATGCGGAAGATGATATTGCCTCCTGGGAGGAGATAAGCTCTGAAGAAACTGAGGAT GTGAAAATCTGTTTGATATGTGGAGATGTTGGTGAGAAGAAGAAGCTTGCTGTTTGCAGTAGATGCAATGATGGTGCTGTGCATAC ATATTGTATGCGGGTAATGCTACAAAAGGTTCCAGAGAGTGGGTGGTCATGCGAAGAGTGCCAAGCTGTGGTAGAAATTGAAATTGGAAAGAAGAAATTAGAAAAAGTTAAAGGAAATGTTGTCATGATTTCGATGGACAATAAGGTGGATGCTAAAAACGTTGCACATAAAGAATCACATGAAGATAATCAGGGCAATGATATTAATTTTAAGACAAAGGAAGAAGATGCAGGGATTATAG AAGTAGGTAATGTTGCAAGTGGTTGTACGCCTTCTGTAAAGGAAAACGACAGTGGCTTGTGCATCACAAACAAAGTTCTTCATGACTGTGATCTGATGTCCACTGATATAAACGTCATTTTAAATAACAAGTCACTTGATGGAGGGGCACACAGCTTGGAAAAGCGCAATAATGATGCTTCATCTATTTCCAAGGCTGAAGACGTGTCTAATATGGCTGCATGGAATAAAAGGTTAAACAGACAGAGCGACGCCAAAAATTCTGAACAGATCCAACTT GTGAAAGTATGCGACATATGTGGAGATGTTGGTGAAGAGGAGAAGCTCGCTGTTTGTAGTAGATGCAATGATGGTGCTGAGCATGT TTATTGTATGCAGGTGATGATGGAGAAGGTTCCAGAGGTCATGTGGTTGTGTGAGGCATGCCAAACTGAGGTAGAAGTTGCAAAGGAAAGTATGGAACCAGAAAAATCTCAAGTACTGAATGGTCTGAAGAACAAGGCACCACCTCTCcatg TTCCTGCAGGTTCACTCTTGAAGTCTGTTTCTTTCAACAACCCAAAGGTCCCCAAGGTGAAACAATTGGTTATTGAAGTTCCTCTAAAGCCCAGAAATTCAGAGGAACCTCTGTCCTCTCTTACAAAACAAGAGGAGTCTATTAGCACACTTGCTAAGTCGACACAAATCAAAAAGGCAAACTCTAATGGGCCAGCAAATAAAGGAAAGTCTTCCCTCTTACTACATGCTGAGGAGCCAAGCATAATGACTTCACGAATTAGTGCAAATGTAACTAATAAGAGAGGCACTTATATATCTGGGTACCCCTCTGCTGCTGCATCATTGCCTGTGCCAGTTCCTTCAAAACTAGAATCCGCAGCTCAGCATCTCAATAAACGAAATAAAGTGGAGAGTTCAGGCATCGCTTATGCACAAGGCAGTACAAACTTTCCTG CTGTTTTATGTACCTCTATTAGTCATGTGCGAAGTGATGAGCAGGATGTGAGAAATGGTATGCCTACTGCTAGCAGTACAGCTTCTGGAGACTGTCCTGAGCTAAAATACAAAGAGCATCAGGCTACATCTGCCATGGGAAGAAGATATCCTAACAGCAGTTCAACTATGTTAATTGATCGGAAGGACAAATTGCCTATCTTTTCACCTTGTGATGATGGAATAGCTTCAAGTTTTCCAGAGTTGGCTTACATTTGGCA AGGTTGTTTTGAACTATGGAGGACTGGACGGTCACCTGAGCTTCTTGAGGGTTTGCAAGTACACTTATCATGTTCTGCTTCACCAAAAGTGCTGGAAATAGCAAAGAAATTCCcttctaaaatcttgcttgaggaACTTCCTCGTCAGAATTTATGGCCCCCACATAACCATGAAAATGACCCTAGTATTGGTCTTTTCTTCTTTGCGAGAGATATTCAGAG TTATGAGAGTCATTACAGTAAGTTAGTAGGTAATATGCTAAAGGATGATTTAGCGCTCAGAGGAAACATTGGAACAGCTGAACTACTCATATTTCCTTCCAATATCCTGTCAAAGAACGTTCAAA GGTGGAACATGTGCTATTATCTATGGGGTGTATTTAGAGTCAGAAGAAGATATCCTAACCTTCCACCTCATGTACCCACAA TATGA
- the LOC124704071 gene encoding uncharacterized protein LOC124704071 isoform X1 — translation MHMDDLVSDAEDDIASWEEISSEETEDVKICLICGDVGEKKKLAVCSRCNDGAVHTYCMRVMLQKVPESGWSCEECQAVVEIEIGKKKLEKVKGNVVMISMDNKVDAKNVAHKESHEDNQGNDINFKTKEEDAGIIEVGNVASGCTPSVKENDSGLCITNKVLHDCDLMSTDINVILNNKSLDGGAHSLEKRNNDASSISKAEDVSNMAAWNKRLNRQSDAKNSEQIQLVKVCDICGDVGEEEKLAVCSRCNDGAEHVYCMQVMMEKVPEVMWLCEACQTEVEVAKESMEPEKSQVLNGLKNKAPPLHVPAGSLLKSVSFNNPKVPKVKQLVIEVPLKPRNSEEPLSSLTKQEESISTLAKSTQIKKANSNGPANKGKSSLLLHAEEPSIMTSRISANVTNKRGTYISGYPSAAASLPVPVPSKLESAAQHLNKRNKVESSGIAYAQGSTNFPAVLCTSISHVRSDEQDVRNGMPTASSTASGDCPELKYKEHQATSAMGRRYPNSSSTMLIDRKDKLPIFSPCDDGIASSFPELAYIWQGCFELWRTGRSPELLEGLQVHLSCSASPKVLEIAKKFPSKILLEELPRQNLWPPHNHENDPSIGLFFFARDIQSYESHYSKLVGNMLKDDLALRGNIGTAELLIFPSNILSKNVQRWNMCYYLWGVFRVRRRYPNLPPHVPTRAV, via the exons ATGCACATGGATGAC CTCGTGTCCGATGCGGAAGATGATATTGCCTCCTGGGAGGAGATAAGCTCTGAAGAAACTGAGGAT GTGAAAATCTGTTTGATATGTGGAGATGTTGGTGAGAAGAAGAAGCTTGCTGTTTGCAGTAGATGCAATGATGGTGCTGTGCATAC ATATTGTATGCGGGTAATGCTACAAAAGGTTCCAGAGAGTGGGTGGTCATGCGAAGAGTGCCAAGCTGTGGTAGAAATTGAAATTGGAAAGAAGAAATTAGAAAAAGTTAAAGGAAATGTTGTCATGATTTCGATGGACAATAAGGTGGATGCTAAAAACGTTGCACATAAAGAATCACATGAAGATAATCAGGGCAATGATATTAATTTTAAGACAAAGGAAGAAGATGCAGGGATTATAG AAGTAGGTAATGTTGCAAGTGGTTGTACGCCTTCTGTAAAGGAAAACGACAGTGGCTTGTGCATCACAAACAAAGTTCTTCATGACTGTGATCTGATGTCCACTGATATAAACGTCATTTTAAATAACAAGTCACTTGATGGAGGGGCACACAGCTTGGAAAAGCGCAATAATGATGCTTCATCTATTTCCAAGGCTGAAGACGTGTCTAATATGGCTGCATGGAATAAAAGGTTAAACAGACAGAGCGACGCCAAAAATTCTGAACAGATCCAACTT GTGAAAGTATGCGACATATGTGGAGATGTTGGTGAAGAGGAGAAGCTCGCTGTTTGTAGTAGATGCAATGATGGTGCTGAGCATGT TTATTGTATGCAGGTGATGATGGAGAAGGTTCCAGAGGTCATGTGGTTGTGTGAGGCATGCCAAACTGAGGTAGAAGTTGCAAAGGAAAGTATGGAACCAGAAAAATCTCAAGTACTGAATGGTCTGAAGAACAAGGCACCACCTCTCcatg TTCCTGCAGGTTCACTCTTGAAGTCTGTTTCTTTCAACAACCCAAAGGTCCCCAAGGTGAAACAATTGGTTATTGAAGTTCCTCTAAAGCCCAGAAATTCAGAGGAACCTCTGTCCTCTCTTACAAAACAAGAGGAGTCTATTAGCACACTTGCTAAGTCGACACAAATCAAAAAGGCAAACTCTAATGGGCCAGCAAATAAAGGAAAGTCTTCCCTCTTACTACATGCTGAGGAGCCAAGCATAATGACTTCACGAATTAGTGCAAATGTAACTAATAAGAGAGGCACTTATATATCTGGGTACCCCTCTGCTGCTGCATCATTGCCTGTGCCAGTTCCTTCAAAACTAGAATCCGCAGCTCAGCATCTCAATAAACGAAATAAAGTGGAGAGTTCAGGCATCGCTTATGCACAAGGCAGTACAAACTTTCCTG CTGTTTTATGTACCTCTATTAGTCATGTGCGAAGTGATGAGCAGGATGTGAGAAATGGTATGCCTACTGCTAGCAGTACAGCTTCTGGAGACTGTCCTGAGCTAAAATACAAAGAGCATCAGGCTACATCTGCCATGGGAAGAAGATATCCTAACAGCAGTTCAACTATGTTAATTGATCGGAAGGACAAATTGCCTATCTTTTCACCTTGTGATGATGGAATAGCTTCAAGTTTTCCAGAGTTGGCTTACATTTGGCA AGGTTGTTTTGAACTATGGAGGACTGGACGGTCACCTGAGCTTCTTGAGGGTTTGCAAGTACACTTATCATGTTCTGCTTCACCAAAAGTGCTGGAAATAGCAAAGAAATTCCcttctaaaatcttgcttgaggaACTTCCTCGTCAGAATTTATGGCCCCCACATAACCATGAAAATGACCCTAGTATTGGTCTTTTCTTCTTTGCGAGAGATATTCAGAG TTATGAGAGTCATTACAGTAAGTTAGTAGGTAATATGCTAAAGGATGATTTAGCGCTCAGAGGAAACATTGGAACAGCTGAACTACTCATATTTCCTTCCAATATCCTGTCAAAGAACGTTCAAA GGTGGAACATGTGCTATTATCTATGGGGTGTATTTAGAGTCAGAAGAAGATATCCTAACCTTCCACCTCATGTACCCACAA GAGCAGTATGA